In Bythopirellula goksoeyrii, a single window of DNA contains:
- a CDS encoding DUF2442 domain-containing protein, with product MFLHVTEVRYLEGYRLEVSFNDGSIKELDLVNELHGEVFKPLKNIETFKQATVNEETNTIEWPNGADFAPEFLHEIGRDIRQPI from the coding sequence ATGTTTCTCCACGTAACCGAAGTTCGCTATCTGGAAGGTTATCGCCTTGAAGTAAGCTTTAATGATGGGAGCATCAAGGAACTCGATTTGGTCAATGAACTTCATGGAGAGGTCTTTAAGCCTTTAAAGAACATCGAGACTTTTAAACAAGCCACTGTTAACGAGGAAACCAATACAATCGAGTGGCCCAATGGAGCTGATTTTGCTCCCGAGTTTCTTCACGAGATTGGAAGAGACATTCGTCAGCCGATATAA
- a CDS encoding phosphopantothenoylcysteine decarboxylase domain-containing protein: MAHILITSGPTRQYLDPVRYLTNASSGRMGAALVEASLALGHKVTVVSGPVEVEYPAGARVVPVVSTEDMLTICREEFDSCDGLIGAAAPCDYRPVHVEPNKIAKTGQPLELHLIETDDIVATLGAEKGFRWVVGFALETEDHRLRALAKLERKHCDLIVSNSVSAMDSLDNEVEILNPAGTVLKQIAGSKRLVADEILAVITERLIR, from the coding sequence GTGGCACACATCCTCATCACCTCAGGCCCTACACGTCAGTATCTTGATCCCGTACGTTATCTTACGAACGCTTCCAGTGGCCGCATGGGTGCCGCGCTGGTCGAAGCTTCGTTGGCATTGGGACACAAGGTGACCGTAGTGAGCGGACCCGTCGAAGTGGAATATCCGGCCGGAGCCCGTGTCGTACCTGTTGTCTCGACCGAGGACATGCTCACCATCTGTCGCGAAGAGTTCGACTCGTGCGATGGTTTGATCGGTGCCGCCGCTCCTTGCGATTATCGCCCAGTACATGTCGAGCCCAACAAAATCGCTAAGACGGGCCAACCTCTGGAACTCCACCTGATCGAGACGGACGATATCGTCGCCACACTCGGCGCCGAGAAAGGATTTCGCTGGGTTGTCGGTTTCGCCCTGGAGACTGAGGATCATCGCTTGCGCGCCCTGGCAAAACTCGAACGCAAGCACTGCGACCTGATCGTCTCCAATAGCGTCTCTGCCATGGACTCGCTTGATAACGAGGTAGAAATCCTCAATCCTGCTGGCACCGTTCTAAAACAGATCGCAGGATCGAAGCGATTGGTCGCCGACGAAATCCTCGCCGTAATCACCGAGCGTTTGATCAGATAG
- a CDS encoding metallophosphoesterase yields the protein MPPLLLIAIALGSIIGHGYFWVAIVNRLHGWNGPHRIIDYLTLLCCVGFAVFPLVIVYQWWTIGGGFLSTAADSNLSILVKVYFLFCCFIGYGNILARMVGFFPEDDPTILVSKQSELVSPEKPFRSGQWVGWYPRMLGAIPLNEALSLSVDSKQLFIPQLPDQLAGIRIAHLSDLHLTGRIGSEWYHFVADQVNLAKADVIVLTGDLIENESCRSCLIESLGQLQARLGVYFILGNHDLYIDAKRTVAELVEAGLLYVGDCCREVSWNGTSVQIAGNELPWVGHAPSYPQHSDVNAFRLGLLHTPDQIDWAYRAGVNLALAGHTHGGQVRFPLLGAVAAPSLYGTRFACGTFRRGNTVMHVTRGISGETPLRWNCPPEIAVLELVKNPPESAG from the coding sequence ATGCCCCCACTGCTTTTGATTGCAATCGCACTGGGTTCGATTATCGGTCATGGATATTTCTGGGTGGCAATCGTAAACCGATTGCACGGGTGGAATGGCCCGCACCGGATCATTGATTATCTTACCCTGCTGTGCTGTGTTGGCTTTGCAGTGTTTCCTCTGGTCATCGTGTACCAGTGGTGGACGATTGGAGGAGGCTTTCTCTCGACTGCAGCGGACAGCAATCTGAGTATCTTAGTGAAGGTCTATTTCCTTTTCTGCTGTTTCATAGGTTACGGCAACATACTTGCTCGAATGGTCGGCTTTTTTCCCGAGGACGATCCTACTATTCTCGTTAGCAAGCAGAGTGAGCTGGTAAGTCCCGAAAAGCCATTTCGAAGCGGGCAATGGGTTGGATGGTATCCTCGAATGCTTGGAGCTATTCCGCTGAATGAGGCACTAAGTCTTTCTGTTGATTCAAAGCAATTGTTTATTCCTCAGCTACCGGATCAGCTAGCGGGGATTCGAATTGCTCACTTGAGTGATCTCCATTTGACAGGTCGCATTGGCAGTGAATGGTACCACTTTGTTGCAGATCAGGTGAATCTTGCCAAAGCAGATGTCATCGTCCTCACTGGGGATCTGATCGAAAACGAATCGTGCCGCAGTTGTTTGATCGAGAGTCTGGGGCAGTTACAAGCACGATTGGGAGTCTACTTCATTCTCGGCAACCACGACCTGTATATCGATGCCAAGAGGACCGTGGCAGAGCTTGTAGAAGCTGGGCTCTTGTACGTCGGCGATTGTTGTCGTGAAGTTTCTTGGAATGGAACTTCGGTGCAAATCGCAGGCAACGAACTACCGTGGGTAGGTCATGCGCCGTCTTATCCTCAGCACTCTGATGTCAATGCTTTTCGGTTGGGTTTATTGCACACTCCTGACCAGATTGACTGGGCGTATCGGGCAGGAGTGAACTTAGCCTTGGCCGGGCATACGCATGGAGGACAGGTACGGTTTCCACTGTTGGGCGCCGTTGCAGCGCCAAGTCTCTATGGCACTCGCTTCGCTTGTGGCACCTTCCGAAGGGGGAACACGGTCATGCATGTCACACGGGGCATTAGCGGCGAGACGCCCCTCCGCTGGAACTGTCCTCCAGAAATCGCAGTGCTGGAGTTAGTGAAAAACCCACCAGAGTCAGCAGGTTGA
- a CDS encoding class I SAM-dependent methyltransferase yields the protein MHNTIDERHSKRKSSAALKRLIENDLIRRVSGEEYRRKVQRVYGGPKGALLSTASLLSLHVPLGERLFRTRKYDLRGMKSILDVGSGAGQIAQHLLKYSDPGTEIVCTDLSRQMLHRARLRLKSSRPEFVTADLERLPFADGSFDGVTCGYVLEHLPDPRPGLSEIVRVMRKGGRMLLLTTEDNLAGAWTSRLWICQTYNRQTLMGMLEELGLVCRQELWFTKMHKAMKAGGICVELEKL from the coding sequence ATGCATAACACAATTGATGAGAGGCATTCTAAGCGGAAAAGCAGTGCGGCTCTGAAACGTTTAATCGAAAACGATCTGATCCGTCGCGTCAGCGGCGAGGAGTATCGCCGCAAAGTGCAGCGAGTCTATGGCGGACCCAAAGGTGCTCTGCTTTCTACTGCCAGTCTGCTTTCATTGCACGTTCCTCTCGGCGAACGTCTGTTTCGAACCCGCAAGTATGATTTGCGCGGAATGAAATCGATTCTCGACGTCGGGAGTGGAGCGGGACAGATTGCCCAACACTTGCTCAAGTATTCCGACCCAGGCACAGAGATTGTTTGTACCGATCTGTCGCGTCAGATGCTGCACCGGGCTCGTTTGCGGCTTAAGAGTTCCCGGCCAGAATTTGTTACTGCCGATTTGGAGCGATTACCTTTCGCCGATGGCTCGTTTGATGGGGTGACGTGTGGCTATGTCCTTGAGCATTTGCCCGATCCTCGACCAGGTCTCAGTGAAATTGTCAGGGTCATGCGCAAAGGTGGACGTATGCTGCTACTTACCACCGAAGATAATCTGGCAGGGGCGTGGACCAGCCGCCTTTGGATTTGCCAAACTTACAATCGACAGACTCTCATGGGAATGTTGGAAGAGCTAGGACTCGTTTGCCGACAAGAGTTGTGGTTCACAAAAATGCACAAGGCGATGAAGGCCGGTGGTATTTGTGTTGAGCTCGAAAAACTATAG
- a CDS encoding DNA-directed RNA polymerase subunit omega yields MIDALKEEQIVNKVGGRFKLSTLIQKRLAAINAGARPLVDFESKDKMEIVVQEILQDKIYLDSTNQVKVASEEVVADGGPPELDLTSL; encoded by the coding sequence ATGATTGATGCCTTAAAGGAAGAACAGATTGTCAACAAAGTTGGTGGGCGTTTTAAGTTGTCCACGCTGATCCAAAAACGTCTTGCTGCGATTAATGCCGGCGCTCGACCTTTGGTCGATTTTGAGTCCAAAGATAAAATGGAAATCGTGGTACAGGAAATCCTCCAGGATAAAATCTATCTTGATTCTACCAATCAAGTGAAAGTCGCCAGCGAAGAAGTCGTTGCCGATGGTGGACCTCCCGAGTTGGATCTTACCAGTTTGTAG
- a CDS encoding vWA domain-containing protein, translating to MESLFRNSLGPTAWIILGLIPPAIFALYFLKLKRQPLEVPSTYLWHRVIEDLHVNSLWQRLRKSLLMFLQLLVVGLAILAVLRPGWQGESLQGEQFIFLVDNSASMSATDGENGRSRLDEAKARVSALVDQMESDMSAMIISFAEQPNVVQEFTNNRRQLHEALARIEPSAAQTDLTGALRLADGFANPGRVTIEDENAEYEVTEQRNIQLYILSDGRFAGVEDFSLGNLQPLFLPIGSLSAENVAITAFNTRQNEERPELRQAFVQLANFSTEDHSVVVELYLNDQLLDAAEVQVPAEAVASTTFNLLREAEGELRATIDPGNDFKDELGIDNTAYAVLENQRDSRVLLVTPGNNSLEAALTTDRAKRLAKVEKITPAELEGNAYQRESQTEYYDLIIFDQCVPKSMPQANTLFIGTMPPSDDWTKANDSESVVGPQIIDWQRSHALLSLLELGGIQIADANIVRPPLGGRVLVDSTDGPLVAIAPRDHYEDVAIGFEIIGKNAAGESTFNTDWPRKHSFPGFWLNVLDHFAGGSDDSQLANRPEKMVELKLSPTEENVEVILPDGSRQNVAVDDTGRLGFQDTEQLGVYDVLVGGRRAKQFAVNLFDRPESDVALRVRQEGEDSLNTVESLEIGYVDVAAQPAQTEIRREMWKPLLLLALFVLLLEWYIYNRRVYI from the coding sequence ATGGAAAGTCTCTTTCGCAACTCACTGGGGCCGACTGCCTGGATCATCCTGGGATTGATTCCGCCAGCAATCTTTGCGCTCTATTTCCTTAAACTCAAACGCCAACCACTTGAAGTACCGAGCACCTACTTGTGGCATCGCGTGATTGAAGACCTGCATGTGAACAGCCTCTGGCAGAGATTGCGCAAGAGCCTGCTGATGTTTTTGCAGCTCTTGGTCGTCGGCCTTGCCATCCTGGCCGTGCTCCGCCCGGGGTGGCAGGGCGAGTCTCTGCAGGGCGAACAGTTTATCTTCCTCGTTGACAATTCGGCGAGTATGTCAGCCACCGATGGCGAGAATGGCCGCTCACGGCTCGACGAGGCCAAAGCACGAGTCTCGGCATTGGTGGACCAAATGGAGTCGGACATGTCGGCAATGATTATTTCTTTTGCCGAACAACCGAACGTAGTGCAGGAGTTTACTAACAATCGCCGACAACTGCATGAGGCATTGGCTCGAATCGAGCCCTCAGCAGCCCAGACGGATCTCACCGGTGCTCTGCGACTTGCCGACGGATTCGCTAATCCTGGTCGAGTGACGATTGAGGACGAAAACGCTGAGTACGAGGTGACTGAACAGCGAAATATTCAGCTCTATATTCTTAGCGACGGCCGCTTTGCCGGAGTGGAGGATTTCTCGCTGGGAAATCTGCAACCACTGTTTCTGCCAATAGGATCGTTATCTGCAGAGAATGTCGCAATCACCGCCTTCAATACTCGTCAGAATGAAGAACGTCCTGAATTGCGCCAGGCTTTCGTCCAGCTAGCAAATTTCAGCACGGAAGATCACTCGGTCGTGGTCGAACTTTATCTCAACGATCAATTACTTGATGCGGCCGAGGTACAAGTGCCTGCTGAGGCAGTCGCTTCGACGACCTTCAACCTCCTCAGGGAAGCGGAAGGGGAGTTGCGCGCCACGATTGACCCGGGGAATGACTTCAAAGACGAATTGGGAATTGATAACACGGCCTATGCCGTTCTGGAGAATCAGCGTGATTCACGGGTTCTGCTTGTTACTCCCGGCAATAATTCTTTGGAAGCCGCTTTGACGACCGATCGTGCCAAGCGATTGGCGAAAGTAGAAAAGATTACACCTGCAGAACTTGAGGGAAATGCCTATCAACGAGAAAGTCAAACTGAGTATTACGATCTAATAATTTTTGACCAGTGCGTACCTAAATCCATGCCGCAAGCCAATACGCTCTTCATTGGCACAATGCCTCCTAGTGATGATTGGACGAAGGCCAATGATTCCGAAAGCGTTGTAGGTCCCCAGATTATCGACTGGCAGCGCAGTCATGCTTTGCTGAGTCTGCTGGAATTGGGAGGAATCCAGATAGCTGATGCGAACATCGTGAGGCCTCCCCTGGGTGGCCGAGTTCTCGTCGATTCCACGGACGGACCTCTTGTCGCGATCGCACCTCGAGATCATTACGAAGATGTCGCCATCGGGTTTGAAATCATCGGAAAGAATGCCGCGGGGGAGAGTACGTTTAATACAGACTGGCCGCGAAAGCATAGTTTCCCAGGCTTTTGGCTCAACGTACTCGATCATTTTGCAGGGGGTTCAGACGATTCTCAATTGGCAAATCGTCCTGAAAAAATGGTGGAACTGAAACTGAGCCCCACAGAAGAAAATGTCGAGGTAATCCTACCAGATGGCTCGCGTCAAAATGTCGCTGTAGACGATACCGGCCGACTTGGTTTTCAGGACACCGAACAGCTGGGGGTTTACGACGTGCTTGTGGGAGGCCGTCGAGCCAAGCAATTCGCCGTGAATTTGTTTGACCGCCCTGAGAGCGATGTTGCCCTACGCGTTAGGCAAGAGGGAGAAGATAGTCTGAATACAGTGGAAAGCTTGGAGATCGGATATGTCGACGTGGCAGCCCAACCGGCTCAAACGGAAATACGACGGGAAATGTGGAAACCCTTGTTGCTGCTGGCCCTGTTCGTCTTGCTCTTGGAATGGTATATCTATAATCGCCGAGTGTATATCTGA
- a CDS encoding DUF2934 domain-containing protein, which translates to MSSNHLPFTQQISDEAIAQRAYEIWESRGCPSGDGSADWETAKRQLVAEQRPGGGPIRWLIARLRNRAAM; encoded by the coding sequence ATGAGTTCCAATCACCTCCCTTTTACTCAACAGATTTCTGACGAAGCCATTGCTCAACGTGCTTATGAGATTTGGGAGTCCCGCGGCTGTCCCTCTGGTGACGGCTCCGCGGACTGGGAGACTGCCAAGCGGCAACTAGTTGCCGAGCAACGTCCCGGTGGTGGGCCGATTCGTTGGCTTATTGCACGGTTGCGAAACCGCGCGGCGATGTAG
- the ispD gene encoding 2-C-methyl-D-erythritol 4-phosphate cytidylyltransferase — protein sequence MSNVAVIMPAAGASRRFHDKNYKKPFAPLAGRAVWLHTAEKFLNRADVKQVIVVIADEDMEEFQRKFGANLAILGVEVCRGGDERADSVEKALAKVKPDCDLVAVHDAARPCLADKWIDAVFEAAAKDGAAILAVPETATLKRVAQGKITETVSRESLWQAQTPQVFRREWLMEAYTARAGKAATDDAALVELAGHPVTIVEGSPLNLKITTRDDLKLAEQILKILPKPKLDGFANPFAGDDMWR from the coding sequence ATGTCCAATGTTGCCGTGATCATGCCCGCCGCCGGCGCCAGTCGGCGGTTTCATGACAAGAATTATAAGAAACCCTTTGCCCCGCTCGCCGGTAGAGCCGTGTGGCTCCACACGGCGGAAAAGTTTCTCAATCGGGCTGACGTGAAACAAGTTATTGTGGTGATTGCCGACGAGGACATGGAGGAATTCCAACGCAAGTTCGGGGCGAATCTTGCCATCTTGGGTGTCGAAGTCTGCCGCGGTGGTGATGAGCGGGCAGATTCGGTGGAAAAAGCCCTCGCGAAGGTGAAACCCGATTGCGATCTCGTTGCCGTGCATGACGCTGCTCGGCCCTGCCTGGCCGACAAATGGATCGATGCGGTGTTCGAGGCGGCAGCGAAAGATGGCGCCGCGATCCTCGCCGTGCCCGAGACGGCAACCTTGAAGCGAGTCGCTCAGGGTAAGATCACGGAGACCGTCAGCCGTGAATCACTCTGGCAAGCTCAGACTCCGCAGGTGTTCCGCCGCGAGTGGCTTATGGAGGCGTACACGGCTCGTGCTGGGAAAGCTGCAACCGACGATGCTGCACTTGTGGAGTTGGCCGGACATCCGGTGACTATTGTCGAAGGCTCACCACTCAACTTAAAGATCACCACTCGCGACGACCTCAAGCTCGCCGAACAGATACTCAAAATTCTCCCCAAGCCGAAGCTCGATGGTTTCGCCAATCCCTTTGCCGGAGATGATATGTGGAGATAG
- a CDS encoding AAA family ATPase, producing MSDGKSIEKDAEEFAQRYKAVREQLGRVIVGHSDIVHGVLTCLFVGGHCLLEGVPGLGKTLLVKTLAETLDLDFSRIQFTPDLMPADILGTNMVVETPEGRRSFEFQKGPLFTQICLADEINRATPKTQSAMLETMQEQKVSIAGKVFPMKLPFFVMATQNPIEQEGTYPLPEAQLDRFFFKLVVGYSSREELATIIDRTTRGETVKPDKVMDGEEILRWQQLIRKVIIAPHVQDYIVRLTLATHPNGPFAQPATNQYLRWGSSPRGAQTISLAAKVRALLNGRYNVSFDDIRRVYLPAMRHRVILNFEAAAEGIEPDQVLTDIVKKVPEKADEK from the coding sequence ATGAGTGATGGCAAATCAATAGAAAAAGATGCTGAGGAATTCGCCCAGCGCTACAAGGCTGTCCGTGAGCAACTGGGCCGCGTGATTGTGGGGCACAGTGATATCGTCCATGGGGTTCTCACTTGTTTATTCGTCGGTGGACATTGCCTGCTGGAAGGGGTCCCCGGATTGGGCAAGACGCTTCTGGTGAAGACTCTTGCTGAGACGCTGGACCTCGACTTTTCGCGAATTCAATTTACCCCTGATCTAATGCCCGCCGACATCCTGGGGACCAACATGGTGGTAGAGACTCCCGAAGGAAGGCGTAGCTTCGAATTTCAAAAAGGGCCTCTCTTCACTCAGATATGTCTCGCAGACGAAATCAATCGAGCTACCCCCAAAACACAATCAGCAATGCTCGAAACCATGCAGGAGCAAAAGGTGAGCATTGCGGGGAAAGTGTTCCCGATGAAGTTGCCTTTCTTTGTGATGGCGACGCAAAACCCAATCGAGCAGGAAGGGACCTATCCACTCCCCGAAGCACAGCTTGACCGGTTTTTCTTTAAGCTCGTTGTGGGTTACTCCAGCCGCGAGGAACTGGCCACAATCATCGACCGCACTACGCGTGGTGAAACGGTGAAACCTGACAAAGTGATGGACGGCGAAGAAATCCTCCGTTGGCAGCAGCTCATACGAAAAGTCATCATCGCCCCGCATGTGCAGGATTACATCGTGCGACTCACTTTAGCCACCCATCCCAATGGCCCGTTCGCGCAACCCGCCACGAATCAATACCTGCGGTGGGGTTCCAGCCCTCGCGGTGCTCAGACGATCTCTCTTGCCGCGAAAGTGAGGGCCCTCTTGAACGGCCGCTACAATGTTAGCTTCGACGATATCCGCCGGGTTTATTTGCCAGCAATGCGACACCGGGTGATACTTAATTTCGAAGCCGCCGCCGAAGGGATCGAGCCGGATCAGGTCCTAACCGATATCGTGAAGAAAGTTCCTGAAAAGGCGGACGAAAAATAA
- a CDS encoding DUF58 domain-containing protein, whose product MTRKIFRGRMKGERRSKRKGQSVEFADFRNYVAGDDLRQLDWNLYARLDKLILKLFLEEEDLHFYALIDASLSMDFGDPTKLEYAKQLAAALAFVGLIRADRVRIETIDQPVSQRNPVYRGRASAWRMLQQVGAIEPQGGTQLATGVKNFCMRNPGRGIVVLISDLMDKEGYESALKYFLSHEMDCFVIQVLSQAEIEPDVKGDLRLVDCEDEDEAEITVSAPLLRKYHETLNTFCSGAQQFCAKRGMHYLLANNQVPVEELVAKHLRRRGLVR is encoded by the coding sequence GTGACTCGCAAGATATTCCGCGGCCGTATGAAGGGTGAACGCCGCAGCAAGCGCAAAGGGCAAAGCGTCGAGTTCGCGGACTTCCGCAACTATGTGGCGGGGGACGACCTCCGGCAGTTGGATTGGAATCTGTATGCCCGGCTCGACAAATTGATCCTCAAGCTGTTTCTCGAAGAGGAAGACCTGCATTTCTATGCTTTGATCGATGCGAGTCTCTCGATGGATTTTGGCGATCCAACGAAGTTGGAATACGCCAAACAGCTTGCCGCAGCGCTGGCTTTTGTCGGCTTGATTCGGGCAGACCGCGTGAGAATCGAGACGATCGATCAACCCGTGTCGCAACGAAATCCTGTCTACCGCGGGAGGGCCAGTGCTTGGCGGATGCTGCAGCAAGTCGGGGCAATCGAGCCGCAGGGCGGTACGCAACTCGCCACGGGAGTAAAAAACTTCTGCATGCGAAACCCGGGGCGTGGAATCGTAGTACTGATCAGCGATCTCATGGATAAGGAGGGATACGAGTCAGCCCTCAAGTATTTCTTGTCGCACGAAATGGATTGCTTTGTGATTCAGGTCCTCTCCCAAGCGGAAATAGAGCCAGACGTTAAAGGAGACCTGAGACTGGTCGATTGCGAAGATGAAGACGAAGCAGAAATCACGGTCAGCGCGCCCCTCTTGCGAAAATACCACGAAACACTCAACACATTTTGTAGCGGAGCACAACAGTTTTGCGCAAAGCGCGGCATGCACTACCTGCTGGCAAACAATCAGGTACCCGTCGAAGAGTTGGTCGCTAAACACCTGCGCCGCAGAGGACTCGTTCGCTAA
- the tyrS gene encoding tyrosine--tRNA ligase codes for MSLISDLRWRDLIHQTTNDEGIDAWLTEKPRTLYAGFDPTASSLHVGSLMGLLMLRRFQLAGHRPIAVVGGATGMIGDPSGKSDERNLLSKEQLQENVDGLGKQMARFLDFDEAKNPALLVNNFDWTGGWSYLDFLRDIGKNFPVNVMLAKDSVKSRLGRGEDAGSAGMSYTEFSYMLLQAYDFVYLSDKYGCELQAGGSDQWGNITAGIDLARRMRGTQVYGLTWPLLTKSDGTKMGKTESGAVWLDAERTSPYQFYQYWINVDDADAGNCLRLLTDLNHEEIELLDIARVNNPGQRDSQRRLAEELTRLVHGETALATAQKATEIFFGAEIADLSDAQLTEIFADVPSKSLSLSQLSEGLNIVDALVEAGLSKSKGEARRTVEQGGAYVNNRRIAGIDTHLSTEHLASETVLVLRSGKKKYALLRFE; via the coding sequence ATGTCTCTGATTTCCGATCTCCGTTGGCGTGACCTGATTCATCAAACAACGAATGATGAAGGCATTGATGCCTGGCTCACCGAGAAACCTCGCACTCTCTATGCCGGCTTTGATCCTACGGCTTCGAGTCTGCACGTGGGCAGTTTGATGGGGCTCTTAATGTTGCGACGTTTCCAACTGGCCGGACATCGCCCGATTGCCGTCGTTGGAGGTGCCACAGGGATGATCGGCGATCCAAGTGGGAAAAGCGACGAGCGAAACCTGCTCTCCAAGGAGCAACTCCAGGAAAATGTCGACGGCCTCGGAAAACAGATGGCCCGGTTTCTGGATTTTGATGAGGCGAAGAATCCAGCACTATTGGTCAACAATTTCGACTGGACCGGCGGTTGGAGTTATCTCGATTTTCTGCGCGACATAGGCAAGAATTTTCCAGTGAACGTCATGCTCGCCAAGGACTCGGTCAAGAGTCGACTCGGACGGGGGGAGGATGCCGGTAGCGCTGGAATGAGCTACACGGAATTCAGCTACATGCTGCTGCAAGCCTATGACTTTGTGTACCTGAGCGACAAGTACGGTTGCGAACTGCAAGCGGGCGGTAGCGACCAGTGGGGCAACATTACAGCGGGTATCGATCTGGCCCGCCGCATGCGAGGCACGCAGGTCTATGGCCTCACCTGGCCACTGCTCACAAAGTCCGATGGCACCAAGATGGGCAAGACCGAGAGTGGAGCCGTCTGGCTCGATGCCGAGCGCACTAGCCCCTATCAGTTCTATCAATATTGGATCAACGTTGACGACGCCGACGCCGGCAACTGCCTGCGACTATTGACGGATCTCAATCATGAAGAGATCGAGCTCTTGGATATTGCTCGAGTGAATAATCCCGGTCAACGAGACAGCCAGCGCCGCCTTGCCGAAGAACTTACGCGTCTTGTCCATGGCGAAACCGCTTTAGCAACCGCGCAGAAAGCCACTGAAATCTTCTTTGGCGCAGAGATCGCGGACCTCTCCGATGCCCAACTCACCGAAATCTTTGCCGACGTCCCAAGCAAATCTTTAAGCCTCTCACAGCTTAGCGAAGGCCTCAACATTGTTGACGCCCTAGTCGAGGCCGGCCTGTCCAAGAGCAAAGGCGAAGCCCGCCGCACCGTCGAGCAGGGGGGGGCTTACGTCAACAATCGCCGCATCGCGGGTATCGACACGCACCTTTCCACCGAGCACCTGGCGAGCGAAACGGTGCTGGTCTTGCGGAGTGGGAAGAAGAAGTACGCGCTATTGCGGTTTGAATAG
- a CDS encoding DUF4160 domain-containing protein, translating into MPTISRFYGIVIFMNYNDHLPPHFHARYQDQEITVNLGSGKVQGTMPRRALNMVLEWREQHQAELLQNWELARQRRPLQQVPPLS; encoded by the coding sequence ATGCCAACAATCTCTAGATTCTACGGGATTGTGATTTTCATGAATTATAATGATCACCTGCCTCCGCACTTTCACGCTCGCTATCAAGATCAAGAAATTACCGTCAATCTAGGCAGTGGTAAAGTGCAAGGAACCATGCCTCGTCGGGCATTGAATATGGTACTTGAGTGGAGGGAGCAGCACCAAGCGGAGTTATTGCAGAACTGGGAATTGGCTAGGCAAAGACGTCCTCTGCAACAGGTACCGCCACTTTCTTAA
- a CDS encoding flavoprotein has protein sequence MAHEIVVGVSGGIAAYKTAALVSDLVQSGVGVTVVMTRAAQKFVGPATFQALTGRRVLTRTFDRHDFPLGPHIELARQANLLCVAPATAHLMAQAAHGLADDLLSTLILSFTGPIVLAPAMNCEMWEKAAVQRNVEQLRSDGFHLVGPNEGWLSCRQKGMGRMAEPAEIAAAVRKLLQT, from the coding sequence ATGGCACATGAAATCGTAGTCGGCGTGTCCGGCGGCATAGCCGCATACAAGACGGCTGCGCTGGTTAGCGATCTTGTGCAAAGCGGCGTCGGCGTGACTGTCGTCATGACTCGTGCCGCTCAGAAGTTTGTCGGCCCAGCCACATTTCAGGCACTCACTGGCCGGCGCGTGTTGACACGAACGTTCGACCGCCACGACTTTCCGTTGGGTCCCCATATTGAGCTCGCCCGACAAGCGAACCTTCTCTGCGTGGCTCCAGCAACGGCACATTTAATGGCTCAAGCGGCCCACGGCCTTGCCGACGATCTGCTGAGCACTTTGATATTGAGTTTCACTGGCCCAATTGTGCTGGCCCCAGCAATGAATTGCGAAATGTGGGAGAAAGCCGCCGTCCAACGCAACGTCGAGCAACTTCGATCCGATGGATTTCATCTCGTTGGCCCCAATGAGGGTTGGCTTAGCTGCCGACAAAAGGGAATGGGCCGCATGGCCGAGCCTGCCGAGATCGCCGCAGCCGTGAGAAAGTTGCTACAAACCTAG